The nucleotide sequence AAGCACCGGAATCATTCATGTTCCAGAGCGTGTGATCTGTCATTCTGCGGAGGATGATGGAGAACATTTGTTCTTCGAATTTCTCGCATTTAAATCTTAGATGCGATGTTCAAGTTgattgctcttttttttttttttacagaggACTCTTCCTATAAGATGATACTATAAGCAATATCGATAAGACACATTCGATACTTGAGTCAGAGTTTAAGAGAATCTACCTAGTTCAAAAATTTCCATACAAAGTCCTTAGAAACAAATCCAGCTCGCTCATTCACCTGAATCACTCGATGACAAAGATTTGACTTCAACAAAAGTTCAGCTGCGTTGCTATGAAGTTAGACAGACAATGAGGACATCTTTACAAATATATTGACAGCGTAGAAATGTAGACTTGGATATGAGTTGCACACACGCCAATTAGAACAAGAACAGAGAATCTGAACAGGGTTTGCACGGGAAAATGAAGCCACTTTCAAGGCCAAAGAATGTCAACAGTAGCTGTACAGTAAGCAGATGGTGTAGACTGGGAGGCATGTCACACTGGTGCAGAAAGAATGGAGTCAGGGAATCAGAGATCCGTGACAAACGCCCTTGCCGTTCAGCCAGCTCATGGATGTCCCTTACAATGTCGAAGACTGCATCGGGTTGTGCCAGTTTCAGGGCATTTTGAGACATTTTCTTCAACTCCTCTGATTCGGGGCCGAACCACCGGGCAACAAGGCTTGCTGTTTGCTTGGAGCTTTTGGAGAATACTCCGGCCCCGTTGTCGACAACGTAAGGAACATTGCCAACCTCCTGCGAGGAAGAAAGGTACTGTTGTAATGCTGCACTTGATGATTACCACAGAGAAGAGGCTTAAAAAAGCTTTGAATTCGACAACTTCGTGCGAAAACAAACCTGTCCAGCCTAACGAGAACATAGAGCAATCTCAAAAAGAATCAGCACTGCAACGAAACCAAGAAAAGAATCATACCTTTGTTATGATGCAATCACAGGCTCCCATCCATTTCTCCGTTTGGGTTACGAATCCCTTTATCTGTAAATCACCAATGAATTCTTAGTGGACATCCTGcaaaatcaaagatcatgaacTTGTAATGGTAGATCACTTGGATCTTTAACAAGTTCAGCACCTTCACAGGTATCTTCCACTGAATGGCTCGTAGGGTAGAGCTTAAAGTTTGGTTGCGGCCACAAATGACGACGAGTTGCCCAATCGGTTTGCCAAGCTCCTTGTCGAGTAGTGATTCACCGAGGGCTTTGGCAGTCTTCTTAACTGGACCCATTCCCTCACCTCCTCCCATGAGCAAGACCGCAGGAAGTTGAGGATCCATCTCCAGCTCTTTCCTCAGTTCATCCTGTAAGGTGATATAGGCATCTATACTTCCACTCCAGAAGAAAACTCAGTAGGTGCACGATTAACTCAGGACAAACCTTGACTAAGACTGCACGACAGAAGGAAGGTCTGATGGGCAAACCGAACACACGGATCCGTGAAGGCTCTAGGCCATCCGCTGAAGCCCTCTTTGATACTTCCTCCGATGGGCAATAGCATCTGTTAACACCGGTGTGGAACCTGAAACAGCTACGGTTCTTCCATTAATTACAGGTCGTATACAGAGATGGCAGCATGAGCTTGGTTAATGTGGTTGAACGCACCATGTAGGGTGGCAGGTGTCGAGGTCAGTGATGACAGTCGCAAAAATAACTCTTTTCTGAAGGTTCTGCCATTTCAGCACCCACAAAGGAATGTGCTGCATGAGAGGATGGACGCTGATGATGATATCAGGCTTGTACTTCTTCAGACCGGCCTCCATCTTCCTTCACTCGTAGATAATGCATGGATTAGAATGTGTCCGTAGTTGTTTCTTCGTCATTAGCATTGATGGAGAGCAGATACTGCATGGGAACAGTCCTTACTTGGCGTGGAAGGCTGCGATGGCAGCAAGATACAAGTTATGAACCCATCGAGGAGAGGTGCTGTGAAAGGCCACCTTCCATAATTGCACATGCTTCACCATGAACTTGCAGGACCTCTCCATATCGTTCAGCGGCCATCCCGCATGCTCCATAAACAAATCTTTCACAAACACCTGCATATGAAAGGGAgaaacatacatcacattgtatgTGCTCTGATTCATTAATTGGTTGTTCAGGAAGAGGCATCGCAAGAAGAGTTAATCAGACGAGAAATCGAGATTAACAAGAAAATATTCAAATTAGAACACAGCAAGCATTAGGTCCGAGATCTTTGATAGCAACCTGTACACTAAACCTATGGCTTAGCACGAAGGACGACAAGGAAAGAGGAGAAATCAACGAGGGAGGCCTACCCTGTACTCATCCCCGAACTCGATACGGAAGGCATCACGGATGGCCTCCGCAGAAGCCCGGTGACCGCCGCCGGTGTCGCTCATCAGGATAAGCACGTTCTTGGTCCGCTCGGCCCCGATCTGGGCCAGCTCCAAggtgccctcctcctcctcctcccagaaCCCGATGTCGCCGTCGTCCCCGACCGCTGAGCCGCCGCTTCCATCCGCACTGCTCCACGAGAGGCTCTTCCTCttccgctgctgctgctgggcGTGGTAGGCCGTCACGCTCTGGATCACCACCTCACGTATGGACCGCCACGGCGACTCCACTAGCACTCCCATGGCTCACCACCCTTCCCCTCCGCCGCGTGGTGGTGGTTGCGGCAGAAGGTTGAGGAACGATCGGAGAGAGCCGCCAAGTCCGAGCGCTTCGGCGATGGAAAACCAAAGGTGGTGGTGTTTGAAATCGTGGTATAGGTCGGACCAACGCTCGGGAATAGTAGTGGGAGAAGAGTAGGCCAAGCTGGCACAGCGAAGGCCAATAATTATTACTGCTCCATGCTAAGAAAGAGGGATAATTCCAGGAAATATGGCCTATTAAATGGTAAGAAAATGTGGTTGGGGAAATATTGCAGATACCCCCTTGATATTTTTCTGATACATGAAGAAAGCCTCCGTGTTTCTCATCGATGTCTTGGGTGTTACGTTGACCTGTCTACATCACAACCGACAATTTCAGCTATATC is from Musa acuminata AAA Group cultivar baxijiao chromosome BXJ1-6, Cavendish_Baxijiao_AAA, whole genome shotgun sequence and encodes:
- the LOC103990069 gene encoding probable monogalactosyldiacylglycerol synthase 3, chloroplastic; translated protein: MGVLVESPWRSIREVVIQSVTAYHAQQQQRKRKSLSWSSADGSGGSAVGDDGDIGFWEEEEEGTLELAQIGAERTKNVLILMSDTGGGHRASAEAIRDAFRIEFGDEYRVFVKDLFMEHAGWPLNDMERSCKFMVKHVQLWKVAFHSTSPRWVHNLYLAAIAAFHAKKMEAGLKKYKPDIIISVHPLMQHIPLWVLKWQNLQKRVIFATVITDLDTCHPTWFHTGVNRCYCPSEEVSKRASADGLEPSRIRVFGLPIRPSFCRAVLVKDELRKELEMDPQLPAVLLMGGGEGMGPVKKTAKALGESLLDKELGKPIGQLVVICGRNQTLSSTLRAIQWKIPVKIKGFVTQTEKWMGACDCIITKEVGNVPYVVDNGAGVFSKSSKQTASLVARWFGPESEELKKMSQNALKLAQPDAVFDIVRDIHELAERQGRLSRISDSLTPFFLHQCDMPPSLHHLLTVQLLLTFFGLESGFIFPCKPCSDSLFLF